In Acidimicrobiales bacterium, a single window of DNA contains:
- a CDS encoding histidine triad nucleotide-binding protein translates to MLKDENCLFCKIVAGDIPSKEAASSANTYAFFDINPAAPVHVLVIPRDHITNAAHIGPEHGDVLAEMMMTAQRVAEKQGIAESGYRLVFNVGAHALNSVAHLHMHVLGGHQMGWPPG, encoded by the coding sequence GTGTTGAAAGACGAGAACTGCCTGTTCTGCAAGATCGTCGCCGGCGACATCCCGTCCAAGGAGGCGGCGTCCAGCGCGAATACCTATGCCTTTTTCGATATCAATCCGGCAGCCCCCGTGCATGTGCTGGTGATCCCCCGCGATCACATCACCAACGCAGCCCACATCGGTCCGGAGCACGGCGACGTGCTGGCCGAGATGATGATGACCGCGCAGAGGGTCGCAGAGAAGCAGGGGATCGCGGAGAGCGGTTACCGCTTGGTCTTCAACGTGGGAGCCCACGCGCTCAACAGCGTTGCCCACCTGCACATGCACGTTCTCGGCGGTCACCAGATGGGCTGGCCACCGGGATAA